The proteins below are encoded in one region of Mangifera indica cultivar Alphonso chromosome 7, CATAS_Mindica_2.1, whole genome shotgun sequence:
- the LOC123221501 gene encoding UPF0481 protein At3g47200-like: MSHSLNREVEEDRYGYLLVESEPDPSDWCIYRVPHSFRRGKEEAYTPQIVSIGPFHCDKKELRDMDKLKRRYVNKFFERTSKEHEDVLAFIEAHELQIRKCYSETSNLRSHEYVKMILRDAVFILELLLRNYEEVEDDKLLRIPADKLALKVDLLLLENQLPYFILERIYKSIVGSPSFIDICLKFFRSLFFHREVSNRQKSFKHFTHMLRYTLVQHYPANEFRSVNYEDDDLYPLPCATKLHESGVKFTPVRSRKLLEVKFGGGELRMPLFSVHHHTETVLRNIMALEQCHNPRHTIVCDYVILLDALIADKRDAQLLVDAGIISNSMGDSKALASLFNKLSVEILLYGDYYNYIYQDLKNYSKNKYNRNMAKLQRLYFGDVWKGTATIGASVLLILTFLQTINSFKQS, encoded by the coding sequence ATGAGTCATTCTCTTAATAGAGAGGTCGAGGAGGATCGGTACGGTTATTTGCTAGTTGAATCGGAGCCTGATCCTTCAGATTGGTGTATTTATAGAGTCCCTCATAGTTTTCGTAGAGGAAAGGAAGAAGCCTACACTCCTCAAATAGTTTCAATAGGCCCTTTTCACTGtgataaaaaagaattaagagACATGGACAAGCTAAAACGGAGATATGTGAATAAGTTTTTCGAACGAACTAGTAAAGAACATGAGGACGTTTTAGCCTTCATCGAAGCTCACGAGCTACAGATACGAAAGTGTTATTCAGAGACCTCTAACCTCAGGAGTCATGAGTATGTAAAGATGATTCTACGTGATGCTGTTTTTATCTTAGAGCTCCTTTTGAGGAATTATGAGGAAGTTGAAGACGACAAGTTGTTAAGGATACCAGCTGATAAACTTGCTTTAAAGGTGGACTTGCTGTTACTGGAAAATCAACTTCCATATTTCATACTTGAAAGAATATACAAGTCAATTGTCGGTAGCCCTTCCTTCattgatatttgtttaaaattcttCAGGTCTCTGTTTTTTCATCGTGAAGTATCTAACCGCCAAAAAAGTTTCAAGCATTTCACGCATATGCTAAGATATACTCTGGTGCAACACTACCCTGCAAACGAGTTCCGTTCTGTAAACTATGAAGATGACGATTTATACCCGTTACCTTGTGCCACGAAGCTACATGAATCAGGAGTGAAATTTACACCTGTTCGATCACGGAAATTACTTGAGGTAAAATTTGGGGGAGGCGAGCTGAGAATGCCACTATTTTCAGTTCACCACCACACAGAAACTGTGCTTCGGAACATAATGGCTTTAGAGCAATGTCACAATCCACGTCATACTATCGTCTGTGATTATGTTATACTGCTAGATGCTCTTATTGCAGACAAACGGGATGCGCAGTTGCTTGTTGATGCGGGAATTATTTCCAATTCCATGGGCGACAGTAAGGCATTAGCCTCTTTGTTCAACAAACTTAGCGTGGAAATTCTTTTATATGGAgattattacaattatatttatcaGGATCTGAAGAATTactctaaaaataaatacaatcgAAACATGGCAAAATTGCAGAGGTTGTATTTCGGTGATGTCTGGAAAGGTACAGCAACTATTGGAGCTTCTGTACTCTTGATACTCACTTTTCTACAAACCATAAATTCTTTCAAGCAATCGTGA